A single Crateriforma conspicua DNA region contains:
- a CDS encoding sodium:solute symporter family transporter produces MGILDVIVFVGFVIAVISIGLYKSREEDDVKDAQDYFLAGRGLTWYLVGFSLIAANISTEQFVGMTGKAADWLGMAIASYEWMAAVTLVVTAFVFLPVFLKSGIYTIPEFLEYRYNAFARTVMAISTMIILVGVPTASVIFSGAKVITGNFQGMVVAGLDLGNITVGCWIIGILAAVYVFAGGLKACAWADLIQGSALIVGGVIIAWFAMSLMGNTAPEELIQTARNDQVTVESLESAGPIQRFWDLNKGDLPEGKLHMVRPTDDPEIPWTALLVGLWIPNFFYWGLNQYITQRTLGSRSLAEGQKGVVFAAFLKLIIPFIVVIPGILAFNLFNSELRNDASGRNALLISANSPDLYQTLDSSMKPDPASDRNTLILEAIEKNLAEAEPGSKMLYAFDEEFAEMHPENSLALLQHNQSIAGSESSAEEILDGDDPAMALVIANNTTIQTATEQLGDSVGTETLIAHDYDNAFPTLIRELLPIGVGIKGFVLAAIFGAVVSSLASMLNSASTIATMDIFYKLKPNASQSQLVMVGRICTIVFVLIALLIAPFLGHPSFGGIFTFIQEFQGFISPGILAIFIFGVLFHKAPRSVGTIGLLLNPVLYGALKWMPATADITFLNRMAICFGTVLTVLALVTLIRPMKEPVTLPVNDQIDLTGSKGAKFFGGLVIVLMVALYIVFY; encoded by the coding sequence ATGGGCATCTTGGACGTCATTGTCTTCGTCGGCTTTGTGATCGCCGTCATATCGATCGGTTTGTACAAGAGTCGTGAAGAGGACGACGTCAAAGATGCCCAGGATTACTTCCTGGCCGGACGTGGTCTGACGTGGTACTTGGTCGGTTTTTCGCTGATCGCCGCAAACATCTCCACCGAACAATTCGTCGGTATGACGGGCAAAGCGGCGGATTGGTTGGGGATGGCCATTGCCAGTTACGAATGGATGGCAGCGGTCACGCTGGTGGTCACCGCGTTTGTGTTTCTGCCGGTGTTTCTGAAAAGCGGGATCTATACGATCCCCGAATTTTTGGAATACCGATACAACGCTTTCGCTCGAACCGTGATGGCCATCAGCACGATGATCATTTTGGTGGGTGTTCCGACGGCGTCGGTCATTTTCTCCGGTGCAAAGGTCATCACGGGCAATTTCCAAGGGATGGTGGTCGCCGGTTTGGACCTGGGGAATATCACCGTTGGTTGCTGGATTATCGGCATCCTGGCCGCCGTGTATGTGTTTGCCGGTGGTTTGAAAGCCTGTGCCTGGGCCGACCTAATTCAGGGATCGGCATTGATCGTCGGCGGTGTCATCATCGCTTGGTTTGCGATGTCTCTGATGGGCAACACGGCGCCGGAAGAACTGATTCAAACCGCTCGCAACGATCAGGTGACGGTGGAAAGCCTGGAATCGGCGGGTCCGATTCAACGTTTTTGGGATTTGAACAAAGGCGATTTGCCCGAAGGCAAGTTGCACATGGTGCGTCCGACCGACGACCCCGAAATTCCGTGGACCGCATTGCTGGTCGGCTTGTGGATTCCCAACTTTTTTTACTGGGGATTGAACCAATACATCACCCAGCGAACTCTGGGATCTCGATCACTTGCCGAAGGACAAAAAGGGGTGGTGTTTGCCGCATTCCTGAAGCTGATCATCCCGTTCATCGTGGTGATCCCCGGCATCCTGGCGTTCAACCTGTTCAACAGCGAACTACGCAACGACGCTTCGGGTCGAAACGCGTTGCTGATTTCCGCGAATTCGCCGGATCTGTACCAGACGCTGGATTCGAGCATGAAACCCGATCCGGCCAGCGATCGAAACACGCTGATCTTGGAAGCGATCGAAAAAAATCTGGCAGAAGCTGAGCCCGGTTCGAAGATGCTTTACGCCTTTGACGAAGAGTTCGCGGAGATGCACCCCGAGAACTCACTGGCACTGCTACAGCACAACCAATCGATCGCGGGAAGCGAATCATCCGCTGAAGAAATCCTTGATGGCGACGATCCGGCGATGGCTCTGGTCATCGCGAACAACACGACGATTCAAACAGCCACCGAACAGCTGGGCGACTCCGTTGGGACCGAAACGCTGATCGCACACGATTACGACAATGCGTTCCCAACGTTGATTCGCGAATTGTTGCCGATCGGTGTGGGCATCAAAGGTTTCGTTCTGGCCGCCATCTTTGGTGCCGTCGTCAGTTCGTTGGCATCGATGCTGAACAGTGCATCGACGATCGCAACGATGGACATCTTCTACAAGCTGAAGCCCAATGCGTCCCAAAGCCAATTGGTCATGGTGGGTCGAATCTGCACGATCGTCTTTGTCTTGATCGCTTTGCTGATCGCGCCCTTCCTGGGCCACCCGTCGTTCGGCGGAATCTTCACCTTCATCCAGGAATTCCAAGGGTTCATTTCACCCGGAATCTTGGCGATTTTCATCTTCGGTGTGCTGTTCCACAAAGCACCTCGTTCCGTCGGAACGATCGGTCTGTTGTTGAACCCGGTGTTGTACGGTGCCTTGAAATGGATGCCCGCGACGGCAGACATCACCTTCCTGAACCGTATGGCGATTTGCTTCGGAACGGTCTTGACCGTCCTAGCCTTGGTCACGCTGATACGACCGATGAAGGAACCGGTCACATTGCCCGTCAACGATCAGATCGACCTGACGGGTTCCAAGGGCGCGAAATTCTTTGGCGGCCTAGTGATTGTCCTGATGGTCGCCCTGTACATCGTGTTCTACTAA
- a CDS encoding sugar phosphorylase: protein MTCGQFDSILADIYGSVPTELSEALHRLVESANAKPRDGSLWDQNDVVCITYADQIRQPGLHPLEAFRRFFLDWELDQKLRCIHLLPFCPYTSDDGFSVVDYLAVDPDSGDWDDIARLGQHFDLMFDLVANHTSVSHRWFQSFLADEEPFRDAYIDQDPTADLSDVVRPRSLPLLTPFETASGTKHVWTTFSADQVDLNYGDPATLLRMIETLVLYAQRGARIIRLDAIAFLWKKVGTSCIHLPQTHAIVRLMRAVLDAAVPGTIVLTETNVPHKENISYFGDGTDEAHMVYQFSLPPLLLDAIHSGDTTVLRDWMKSLRPPTDQTTFFNFTASHDGVGVRPLEGLVPRERLDHLVDVVRRHGGRVNMRSQSDGTESPYELNITYLDAVADRATIEPAEHSRRFLATQAIMLSMQGVPAVYFHSLFGSPNDVAAADESGQNRRINRHKYERDELENALADAAGLQRRVFDGYCRLLELRRQQPAFHPIAGQQVLDLPGDGLLGFVRGASDQRIVVLANLSDSAREVSCDVIPVAADHDLLADQSLAQGDAISLRPFQVRWLVTAS, encoded by the coding sequence ATGACTTGCGGCCAGTTTGATTCCATTCTTGCGGACATTTATGGCAGCGTGCCGACGGAACTGAGCGAAGCACTCCATCGGCTGGTCGAATCAGCCAATGCCAAGCCGCGCGATGGATCTTTATGGGACCAAAACGACGTCGTTTGCATCACCTATGCTGACCAAATTCGTCAGCCCGGTCTGCATCCGCTGGAAGCATTTCGGCGTTTCTTCCTAGATTGGGAATTGGATCAAAAGCTCCGGTGCATTCATTTGCTGCCGTTTTGTCCCTACACCAGCGATGACGGTTTTTCGGTCGTCGATTACTTGGCCGTCGATCCCGATTCGGGTGACTGGGATGATATCGCACGCTTGGGCCAGCATTTCGATCTGATGTTCGACTTGGTCGCCAATCACACCTCGGTGTCCCACCGCTGGTTTCAAAGTTTTCTGGCGGACGAAGAACCCTTTCGCGATGCCTACATTGATCAAGACCCGACCGCGGATCTGTCGGACGTGGTGCGTCCGCGTAGTCTGCCGTTGCTGACGCCTTTCGAAACAGCGTCGGGAACCAAACACGTCTGGACAACTTTCAGCGCCGATCAAGTTGATTTGAACTACGGTGATCCGGCAACTCTGCTGCGGATGATCGAAACGCTGGTGCTGTACGCGCAACGCGGTGCCAGGATCATTCGACTCGATGCGATTGCGTTTCTGTGGAAGAAGGTCGGCACATCCTGCATTCATTTGCCACAAACTCATGCCATCGTGCGTTTGATGCGGGCGGTTTTGGATGCCGCCGTGCCGGGAACGATTGTCTTGACCGAGACGAACGTTCCCCACAAGGAGAACATCAGCTACTTCGGTGACGGCACCGACGAAGCCCACATGGTGTATCAATTCAGTTTGCCGCCTTTGTTGTTGGACGCGATTCACAGTGGTGACACCACGGTGTTGCGAGACTGGATGAAGTCGCTGCGGCCGCCCACCGATCAAACGACGTTCTTCAACTTCACTGCCAGCCACGATGGCGTGGGTGTTCGTCCCTTGGAAGGTTTGGTGCCGCGCGAGCGATTGGACCATTTGGTGGACGTCGTGCGACGTCATGGCGGTCGCGTCAACATGCGTTCGCAAAGCGACGGGACCGAAAGCCCCTATGAGCTGAACATCACGTACTTGGATGCCGTCGCCGATCGGGCGACGATTGAACCGGCCGAGCATTCACGAAGATTTTTGGCGACGCAGGCGATCATGCTTTCGATGCAGGGGGTTCCGGCCGTGTATTTTCACAGTCTGTTTGGATCCCCCAACGACGTCGCCGCGGCCGATGAATCCGGTCAGAATCGCAGAATCAATCGACACAAATACGAACGCGACGAATTGGAAAACGCATTGGCCGATGCGGCAGGATTGCAGCGGCGTGTGTTCGACGGTTATTGCCGATTGTTGGAACTGCGTCGTCAGCAGCCGGCTTTCCACCCGATTGCAGGGCAACAGGTGTTGGACTTGCCGGGTGACGGACTGCTGGGTTTTGTTCGTGGGGCGTCGGACCAACGAATTGTGGTGTTGGCGAATTTGTCCGATTCGGCCCGAGAGGTCAGCTGCGACGTGATTCCGGTCGCAGCCGACCACGACCTGTTGGCCGATCAATCGCTTGCCCAGGGCGACGCCATTTCGCTGCGGCCGTTTCAAGTCCGCTGGTTGGTGACGGCATCGTAG